A single Tenacibaculum sp. Bg11-29 DNA region contains:
- a CDS encoding GMC oxidoreductase gives MKNKYDYIIVGAGVAAATVARGLLLHKHDTSILILEAGPEVKAKDRRFWWDYITKGERPYTYTYDQKFEAGSTGNIEYQTDGVRVKAYGGSTMHWGAWSLRFNPEDFNLYTNTGLGADWPINYEDLEPYYNDAESYLSVCGDENENWVPRSKPYPVPPFQWTAADGEMIKAWEQVDVKYQDGDINPGTKSKIKSGKMPVARYRKCMTTGTCKYCPIGGRFNAQYVLDDLKNDPRFINFEVLVNSPVHHVNVSSKSKIDAVTFTDNHNGKEHTIAGDTVILASGAYNVPKLLRASKNNYWKDGIGNDQDLVGRFIVSHSMLNVVGKAKSNPNGWFQEYDFPTLMSHSYNTKEHQKKGKIFMFKNRATPNTDIAQLMIDGKTREEIDAIVYGKMEVNIQAFLEEKGKHSNRLEARPGVDRFGLPQTTVHFSRTDEEMANAKDRLQLLEEIILKMGLEITSSRVDKPGGHHTTGTARMGTSPSNSVTDKFMRVHDTENLYVCSNAAFPTGSAVNPTLTLTALAFRLVDHLTNPSKLTETSKKKEWEHQL, from the coding sequence ATGAAAAATAAATATGACTATATAATTGTAGGTGCTGGTGTAGCCGCTGCAACAGTAGCAAGAGGTTTATTACTACATAAACACGATACATCAATTTTAATTTTAGAAGCTGGCCCAGAAGTTAAAGCAAAAGACAGACGCTTTTGGTGGGATTATATAACAAAAGGTGAACGACCTTATACATATACATACGATCAAAAATTTGAAGCTGGTTCTACTGGAAATATAGAATACCAAACAGATGGTGTTCGTGTAAAAGCCTATGGAGGCTCTACAATGCACTGGGGAGCTTGGTCTTTACGCTTTAATCCAGAAGACTTTAATTTATATACCAATACAGGCCTTGGAGCTGATTGGCCAATAAATTACGAAGATTTAGAACCTTACTACAACGACGCTGAATCTTATTTATCAGTTTGTGGAGATGAAAATGAAAATTGGGTCCCAAGATCAAAACCATATCCTGTACCTCCATTTCAATGGACTGCCGCAGATGGCGAAATGATTAAAGCTTGGGAACAAGTGGATGTTAAATATCAAGACGGAGATATAAACCCAGGTACAAAAAGTAAAATAAAGTCTGGAAAAATGCCTGTTGCGCGTTATCGCAAATGTATGACCACAGGTACCTGCAAGTACTGCCCTATTGGCGGACGATTTAATGCGCAATATGTATTAGATGATTTAAAAAATGATCCTCGTTTTATAAACTTTGAAGTCTTAGTAAATTCACCAGTACATCATGTAAACGTAAGTTCAAAATCTAAGATAGATGCTGTTACTTTTACAGATAATCATAATGGTAAAGAACATACGATCGCTGGAGATACAGTAATATTAGCTTCTGGCGCTTACAATGTTCCTAAACTATTAAGAGCATCTAAAAATAACTACTGGAAAGATGGTATTGGTAACGACCAGGATTTAGTTGGGCGTTTTATAGTATCTCACTCTATGCTAAACGTAGTTGGTAAAGCAAAATCAAACCCTAACGGTTGGTTTCAAGAATATGATTTTCCAACGTTAATGTCACATAGCTACAACACTAAAGAGCATCAAAAAAAGGGTAAGATTTTTATGTTTAAAAACCGAGCTACACCGAATACTGATATTGCCCAACTTATGATTGACGGTAAAACACGTGAAGAGATTGATGCTATTGTTTATGGTAAAATGGAGGTTAATATTCAAGCTTTTCTTGAAGAGAAAGGAAAACATAGTAATCGCTTAGAGGCAAGGCCTGGAGTAGATCGTTTTGGGCTACCACAAACAACTGTACATTTTAGTCGTACAGATGAAGAAATGGCAAATGCTAAAGATCGTTTACAGTTATTAGAAGAAATTATACTGAAAATGGGCTTAGAAATCACCTCATCTAGAGTAGATAAACCAGGTGGCCATCATACTACCGGAACGGCAAGAATGGGAACATCGCCAAGTAATAGTGTTACAGATAAGTTTATGCGCGTACATGATACCGAAAATTTATATGTATGCTCAAATGCTGCTTTTCCTACAGGAAGTGCAGTAAACCCAACATTAACACTTACTGCATTAGCCTTTCGATTGGTTGACCACCTTACTAATCCTTCAAAATTAACAGAAACATCTAAAAAGAAAGAATGGGAACATCAACTATAA
- a CDS encoding ferritin-like protein has protein sequence MGTSTINFKNKFQEQASKINNVQELIAHSKKTACEEHDDKMFILKELLNNAVILEFATIPIYLQAIWTIKDNKCEVAKSIRNIFQEEMLHMAMVCNMIAGIGGEPKIYNTENRLSFPSGLPGGVHPKLFLYLEGLNDSSLRNFMEIELPEEVADIYDYDSGELVDIGNIPDENGILQKGKHNKDYSHNTTIGELYDRINELFQELQPEMNVERQLAGPLSWWVMADANSVSKAIDMIKEQGEGSEDVTPASTGMDNLAHFYRFWEVFYQKKIVQEGDKYYFKDPNPRPETYTIARIPKGGYKEADVTKEVWHLTNSFDEVYTELVKFLEEAWAIDGRGQAALVNAIEVMFKLEKYALPLMKIPIPGKSENYGPSFRLI, from the coding sequence ATGGGAACATCAACTATAAATTTTAAAAATAAATTTCAAGAGCAAGCTTCTAAAATTAACAATGTACAAGAACTTATAGCGCATTCTAAAAAAACAGCATGCGAAGAGCATGATGACAAAATGTTTATTTTAAAAGAACTGCTTAATAATGCCGTTATTCTTGAGTTCGCAACTATTCCTATTTATTTGCAAGCAATATGGACTATTAAAGATAATAAGTGCGAAGTAGCAAAATCTATTCGTAATATCTTTCAAGAAGAAATGCTTCATATGGCAATGGTTTGTAATATGATTGCCGGAATTGGCGGTGAACCAAAAATTTATAACACCGAAAACAGGTTGAGCTTTCCTTCTGGGCTTCCTGGAGGTGTACACCCTAAACTGTTTTTATATTTAGAAGGGTTAAACGACAGCTCTCTTCGTAATTTTATGGAAATAGAATTACCAGAAGAAGTTGCAGATATTTATGATTACGATTCAGGTGAATTGGTAGATATTGGAAACATACCTGATGAGAATGGAATTCTACAAAAAGGAAAGCACAATAAAGATTATTCGCACAACACAACTATTGGCGAATTATACGATCGAATTAATGAATTGTTTCAAGAACTTCAACCAGAGATGAATGTTGAACGTCAATTAGCTGGACCTTTATCTTGGTGGGTAATGGCAGATGCTAATAGCGTTTCAAAAGCCATCGATATGATAAAAGAACAAGGAGAAGGATCTGAAGATGTAACACCTGCAAGTACAGGAATGGATAATTTAGCTCATTTCTATCGTTTTTGGGAAGTTTTTTACCAAAAGAAAATTGTTCAAGAGGGTGACAAATATTACTTTAAAGATCCAAATCCACGTCCTGAAACCTACACTATTGCAAGAATTCCAAAAGGAGGATACAAAGAAGCTGATGTGACTAAAGAAGTATGGCACCTAACAAATAGTTTTGATGAAGTGTATACCGAATTAGTTAAGTTTTTAGAAGAAGCTTGGGCAATTGATGGAAGAGGGCAAGCTGCCTTAGTTAATGCTATCGAAGTAATGTTTAAGCTAGAAAAATATGCTTTACCATTAATGAAAATTCCAATTCCTGGGAAATCTGAAAATTACGGACCTAGCTTCAGACTTATTTAA
- a CDS encoding DUF1566 domain-containing protein, which translates to MKKQHILFAFLLFATFNFFAQGKDTSKYHIGQNVSELGGIIFYLDATGKHGLVCAPQDQSTGSQWHYGAFTNTKTFDSIVGSGKANTEKIIISQGIKPYAAQLCYDLKLNGFSDWYLPSKKELSLMFTNIGRGAKSPNKEVGNFASDFYWSSTELDLNFAWAQYFLEGNIFTDLKNHSCRVRAVRSF; encoded by the coding sequence ATGAAAAAACAACATATTTTATTCGCTTTTTTACTTTTTGCTACTTTTAATTTCTTTGCTCAAGGTAAGGATACATCAAAATATCATATAGGTCAGAATGTTTCAGAACTAGGAGGAATTATATTCTATTTAGATGCAACAGGTAAACATGGGTTAGTTTGTGCTCCTCAAGATCAAAGTACAGGTAGCCAATGGCATTATGGAGCTTTTACGAATACCAAAACTTTTGATAGTATTGTTGGTTCAGGAAAAGCCAATACAGAAAAAATTATTATAAGTCAAGGTATTAAACCATACGCTGCTCAGCTTTGTTATGATTTAAAATTAAACGGTTTTTCAGATTGGTATTTACCATCTAAAAAAGAACTAAGTCTAATGTTTACAAATATTGGCCGTGGTGCTAAATCTCCAAATAAAGAAGTTGGTAATTTTGCTAGTGATTTCTACTGGAGTTCTACAGAACTAGATCTCAACTTTGCTTGGGCTCAATACTTTTTAGAAGGTAATATATTTACCGATCTTAAAAACCATAGTTGTCGCGTTAGAGCTGTTCGTTCATTTTAA
- a CDS encoding SRPBCC family protein translates to MNTKEYKNWRVVVVCELNTSAAKAWYLVGGFYNINQWHPDIPICEVQEEQGEERDIRRKLSFPGQTPTWEELVFMDNENMRYKYKWHKGAWGETTQKYHAQIQVIETELDKRCLVQWSSKFYATEDGLTQFYQNGFESLINKFGGRLINNKNI, encoded by the coding sequence ATGAACACAAAAGAATATAAAAATTGGCGCGTAGTTGTTGTATGTGAACTAAATACCTCAGCTGCGAAGGCATGGTATCTAGTAGGAGGTTTTTACAATATCAATCAATGGCATCCAGATATTCCAATTTGTGAAGTTCAAGAAGAACAAGGAGAAGAAAGAGATATTCGTCGAAAACTCAGTTTCCCAGGGCAAACACCAACCTGGGAAGAACTAGTTTTTATGGATAATGAAAATATGCGCTATAAATACAAATGGCATAAAGGTGCATGGGGAGAAACAACACAAAAATACCATGCTCAGATTCAAGTTATAGAAACTGAACTAGACAAACGTTGTTTGGTACAATGGTCTTCTAAATTTTATGCTACTGAAGATGGGCTAACGCAATTTTATCAAAATGGATTTGAAAGTTTGATAAACAAATTTGGAGGAAGATTAATCAATAACAAAAACATATAA